A genome region from Gigantopelta aegis isolate Gae_Host chromosome 3, Gae_host_genome, whole genome shotgun sequence includes the following:
- the LOC121367881 gene encoding uncharacterized protein LOC121367881: MRHLSLLWILAFVSVAMGLDFLSSLKSRNKRSFNMRTMYNNALRQGQTIYDSRKFQAPVPGISESNEPLTYGSFYEQRADQYENQVPQNQFINQVKNQQISSKPYQQTSGSGPGNVKWNVVRNGNSYAFSYVYSNRPVVHNHRVTGTGGINTKYNQNMAAGNPTFTGTGGMRPVFNPNTGFPIPDPRFINRVNPGINGPRIIINGPMDPRINGINPQFNGPRDPRINGLNPINGGPIDPRLNGLNPITNGPKPINNGPIDPPINRPIIPVNPGFINTPVGPSNPIIQPTGPVIPINGGPLINPGFGKPQDGSEPVALGLSQGPAVGPATNNPSDPLVFTRQSDTWFWGGNKVSGPLRGAVQAGSK, from the exons ATGCGACACTTAAGCTTATTATGGATTCTAGCATTCGTTTCCGTTGCCATGGGATTggattttctttcttctctcaaATCAA GAAACAAACGATCTTTCAACATGAGGACGATGTATAATAACGCTCTAAGACAAGGACAGACCATCTATGACTCTAGGAAATTTCAAGCGCCAGTTCCTGGCATCTCAGAGAGCAACGAACCTCTGACGTACGGATCGTTCTACGAACAGAGGGCCGATCAGTATGAAAACCAAGTTCCCCAGAACCAGTTTATCAATCAAG tCAAAAACCAACAAATCTCTTCAAAGCCTTACCAACAAACTTCAGGGTCAGGCCCCGGCAATGTGAAGTGGAATGTAGTTCGAAATGGGAACTCGTACGCCTTCAGTTACGTGTACAGtaaccgaccagtggtccataatcATCGCGTaactggaacaggaggaatcaACACCAAGTACAACCAAAATATGGCAGCAGGAAACCCGACGTTTACAGGAACTGGTGGCATGCGTCCAGTGTTCAACCCAAACACTGGTTTTCCGATTCCGGACCCACGTTTCATCAATCGAGTAAATCCAGGTATCAACGGACCCAGGATAATCATCAACGGCCCCATGGACCCTAGAATAAACGGTATCAACCCACAGTTCAACGGGCCCAGGGACCCACGAATTAATGGACTCAACCCTATAAATGGCGGTCCGATAGACCCACGATTAAATGGACTCAACCCTATTACTAACGGACCCAAGCCGATAAATAATGGTCCCATTGACCCACCGATAAACAGACCAATAATACCAGTCAATCCTGGCTTCATAAACACCCCTGTGGGTCCCAGCAACCCTATCATTCAGCCAACAGGACCAGTTATTCCCATCAACGGTGGACCATTAATTAATCCAGGATTTGGTAAACCGCAGGATGGCTCAGAACCCGTTGCCCTGGGTTTGAGCCAGGGACCAGCTGTGGGTCCTGCCACGAACAATCCATCCGATCCCCTGGTGTTCACGCGACAATCAGACACGTGGTTCTGGGGCGGGAACAAGGTCAGTGGACCCCTGCGTGGGGCGGTGCAGGCAGGAAGCAAGTGA